A genomic stretch from Bradyrhizobium quebecense includes:
- a CDS encoding AzlC family ABC transporter permease: MTAAGFRRGLVAALPFLLSNGAAGLVMGLTYKGLGLGAPQAILFSLLVYSATAQAITLSMWASPLPVAAMVVACIATNSRYLLMGAHLRQLFGGLAPRKILLSLFLLADASWLMTSSDADRNGPDAGYLLGASIPMAIGWVGGTALAYAAPLATNGPLRLAAALLPTMFIATLLPSQWKNATSPWPWLTSAVVALLVSRFVDPSWSMLIGGGCGTLVSMMERTDA, encoded by the coding sequence ATGACGGCCGCCGGATTCAGGCGGGGCTTGGTCGCGGCCTTGCCATTCCTGCTCAGCAATGGCGCCGCTGGCCTCGTGATGGGACTGACCTACAAGGGGCTTGGGCTGGGGGCGCCGCAAGCGATTCTGTTCAGCCTGCTCGTCTACTCTGCCACGGCCCAGGCGATCACGCTGAGCATGTGGGCGAGCCCACTGCCGGTTGCCGCCATGGTCGTTGCCTGCATCGCCACCAATTCACGATACTTACTGATGGGCGCCCATCTGCGCCAGCTGTTTGGCGGACTAGCCCCCCGGAAGATCCTGCTCAGCCTGTTTCTGCTCGCGGATGCGTCGTGGCTGATGACGAGTTCGGATGCAGACCGCAACGGACCCGACGCCGGCTATCTGCTGGGGGCGAGCATCCCGATGGCGATCGGCTGGGTCGGCGGCACCGCGCTCGCCTATGCCGCCCCGCTCGCAACGAATGGACCGCTGAGGCTCGCCGCCGCACTGCTGCCGACGATGTTCATTGCGACCCTGCTTCCCAGCCAGTGGAAGAACGCGACATCTCCGTGGCCGTGGCTGACCTCGGCGGTCGTCGCGCTCCTGGTCAGCCGATTCGTGGATCCCAGCTGGTCCATGCTGATCGGGGGCGGATGCGGCACGCTCGTCAGCATGATGGAGCGGACCGATGCGTGA
- a CDS encoding AzlD domain-containing protein, translating to MRDLDVLGVIFILGLTCYAMRAGGYVLAASMRDDGIAARFLRLAPGNLFIAFIVSGCLSGGLAGLVGTLVALVTMAVTAREWAALGAGFGAALAASTSGL from the coding sequence ATGCGTGACCTGGACGTTCTCGGCGTGATCTTCATCCTTGGGCTGACATGCTATGCCATGCGCGCCGGTGGATACGTCCTCGCGGCGTCGATGCGCGACGACGGCATCGCCGCCCGGTTTCTCCGGCTCGCGCCCGGCAATCTGTTCATCGCATTCATTGTTAGTGGTTGCCTGTCCGGCGGGCTGGCAGGTCTCGTCGGAACGTTGGTCGCACTCGTGACGATGGCCGTCACGGCGAGGGAATGGGCCGCGTTAGGTGCCGGCTTCGGTGCGGCCTTGGCGGCGTCTACGAGCGGGCTGTGA
- a CDS encoding LysR family transcriptional regulator has protein sequence MDRFDAMRVFTRVVERRSFSLAADDLALPRSTVTDAVKGLEARLGVRLLERTTRTVRPTLDGEAHYRRCLSLIADLEDAEGAFGGARPKGLLRLEVQGTLARHFLLPNLPGFHTEYPDIEINMSESDRWVDLIREGVDCVLRFGRLPDSDMIARQVTMLERLTCATPDYLAHFGMPTDPLALDGHRMIGIRSLTTGRLRPMEFVIDGALKQFPLPAPMSVTGPESYLASARLGLGLVQVPRFHAETDLANGTLVPVLQQCPPPSVPVSLLYPRNRQLSPRVRVFIDYVMRVFARS, from the coding sequence ATGGACCGCTTCGACGCGATGCGCGTGTTCACCCGGGTGGTCGAGCGCCGCAGCTTCTCACTCGCCGCCGACGATCTCGCCCTGCCGCGCTCGACGGTGACGGACGCGGTCAAGGGGCTGGAAGCGCGGCTCGGCGTGCGGCTGCTCGAGCGCACCACGCGCACGGTGCGCCCGACGCTCGACGGCGAGGCGCACTACCGCCGCTGCCTGTCACTGATCGCAGACCTCGAAGACGCCGAGGGCGCGTTCGGCGGCGCGCGGCCGAAGGGCCTGCTGCGGCTCGAAGTGCAAGGCACTTTGGCGCGGCACTTCCTGCTGCCGAACCTGCCGGGCTTCCACACTGAGTATCCCGACATCGAAATCAACATGAGCGAGAGCGACCGCTGGGTCGATCTGATCCGCGAAGGCGTCGACTGCGTGCTGCGCTTCGGCCGATTGCCCGACAGCGACATGATCGCGCGGCAGGTCACGATGCTGGAGCGATTGACCTGCGCCACGCCGGACTACCTTGCGCACTTCGGCATGCCGACCGATCCGCTCGCGCTCGACGGCCATCGCATGATCGGGATTCGCTCGCTGACGACGGGCCGCTTGCGCCCGATGGAGTTCGTGATCGACGGCGCGCTCAAACAATTTCCGCTACCCGCGCCGATGTCGGTGACCGGCCCCGAGAGTTATCTGGCGAGCGCAAGGCTCGGCCTCGGCCTCGTGCAGGTGCCGCGCTTCCATGCCGAAACCGATCTCGCGAACGGCACGCTGGTCCCGGTGCTGCAGCAATGCCCGCCGCCGTCGGTGCCGGTATCGCTGCTCTATCCGCGCAACCGCCAGCTGTCGCCGCGCGTGCGCGTGTTCATCGATTATGTGATGCGGGTGTTCGCGCGCAGTTGA
- a CDS encoding SDR family oxidoreductase, protein MTNQANKVALVTGASRGIGAAVAERLARDGFTVVINYSGDARPAQAVADRIEAAGGRALTAKADVSDANAVRGLFDAAEAAFGGVDVLVNNAGIMKLGKIADSDDAAFDQQVAVNLKGSFNTMREAARRLRNGGRIVNFSTSVVGMRLETYGIYVATKAAIESLTAILSKELRGRGITVNAVAPGPTATDLFLNGKSEELIDRFARMVPLERLGTPDDIASAVSFLAGPDGSWINGQTLRANGGLV, encoded by the coding sequence ATGACCAACCAAGCCAACAAGGTAGCTCTGGTGACGGGTGCCTCGCGCGGGATCGGCGCGGCGGTTGCCGAGCGCCTCGCCAGGGACGGCTTCACCGTTGTCATCAACTACTCCGGCGACGCCAGGCCCGCCCAAGCAGTCGCCGACCGGATCGAGGCCGCCGGCGGCCGGGCGCTGACGGCGAAGGCCGATGTCAGCGACGCCAACGCCGTGCGCGGCCTGTTCGACGCGGCGGAAGCGGCGTTCGGCGGCGTCGATGTGCTGGTCAACAATGCCGGCATCATGAAGCTCGGCAAGATTGCCGACAGCGACGATGCGGCCTTCGACCAGCAGGTCGCGGTCAACCTGAAAGGCAGCTTCAACACCATGCGGGAGGCGGCACGCCGGCTGCGCAATGGCGGACGCATCGTCAACTTCTCGACCAGCGTCGTCGGCATGAGGCTCGAGACCTACGGCATCTACGTCGCGACCAAGGCTGCGATCGAGTCACTGACCGCGATCTTGTCCAAGGAACTGCGCGGCCGCGGCATCACGGTGAATGCGGTCGCGCCTGGCCCGACCGCGACCGATCTGTTCCTCAACGGCAAGTCGGAGGAGCTGATCGACCGCTTCGCCAGGATGGTCCCGCTGGAGCGGCTCGGCACGCCCGACGACATCGCCTCTGCCGTATCGTTCCTCGCCGGTCCCGACGGCTCCTGGATCAACGGCCAGACCCTGCGCGCCAATGGCGGCCTGGTCTGA
- a CDS encoding SDR family oxidoreductase — protein sequence MKQVIVITGASSGFGRLTANALAKAGHTVYASMRHTTGRNAAAVADIEEFARDNKVDLRALELDVGSQTSVDKAIAQIVAEEGRLDVIMHNAGHMVFGPAEAFTPEQLAELYDVNVLSTQRVNRAALPQLRKQGRGLVVWVSSSSSAGGTPPYLAPYFAAKAGMDAMAVIYARELSRWGIETSIIVPGAFTGGTNHFAHSGRPADQARVAEYEAGPYAGFGDEIMKAFSAIVPEDADASLVADAIVEVVDMPFGKRPFRVHIDPTRDGAEVAFGVIDRVRNEMLHRVGFSDLLKPRVNK from the coding sequence ATGAAACAGGTCATCGTCATCACCGGCGCTTCGAGCGGCTTCGGCCGCCTCACCGCCAACGCGCTCGCCAAGGCCGGCCATACTGTCTACGCCTCGATGCGCCATACCACCGGGCGCAATGCCGCCGCGGTCGCCGATATCGAGGAGTTCGCCCGGGACAACAAGGTCGATCTGCGCGCGCTCGAGCTCGATGTCGGCTCGCAGACGTCGGTCGATAAGGCGATTGCGCAGATTGTCGCCGAGGAGGGCCGGCTCGACGTCATCATGCACAATGCCGGCCACATGGTGTTCGGTCCAGCCGAGGCCTTCACGCCCGAGCAGCTCGCCGAGCTCTACGACGTCAACGTGCTCTCGACCCAGCGCGTCAATCGCGCAGCGCTGCCGCAGCTGCGCAAGCAGGGCAGGGGACTCGTGGTCTGGGTATCGAGCAGCAGCTCGGCCGGCGGCACGCCGCCCTATCTCGCGCCATATTTCGCGGCGAAGGCCGGCATGGATGCGATGGCCGTGATCTATGCCCGCGAGTTGTCACGCTGGGGCATCGAGACCTCGATCATCGTGCCGGGTGCGTTCACCGGCGGCACCAACCATTTCGCGCATTCCGGCCGTCCTGCCGATCAGGCGCGCGTCGCCGAATATGAAGCCGGTCCCTATGCCGGCTTCGGCGACGAGATCATGAAGGCGTTTTCGGCGATCGTGCCCGAGGATGCCGACGCGTCGCTGGTGGCGGATGCGATCGTTGAGGTCGTCGACATGCCGTTCGGCAAGCGGCCATTCCGCGTTCACATCGATCCGACCCGGGACGGTGCCGAGGTCGCCTTCGGCGTGATCGACCGCGTCCGCAACGAGATGCTGCACCGGGTCGGCTTCTCAGATCTGCTCAAGCCGCGGGTAAACAAGTAG
- a CDS encoding phospholipase has translation MSEAVVDDIVAVLPPLLQTLESLSFVARNLNPPDFDRVMQIAGEPEEALQAVRPRLADWPEKFAHIKTALEAAIEPALAGYAGLRAVQNGEGDLVSVFRALRYLPRAQEALYPLTELPPVSGFFIAPDLREDADLQAKLAATPNSDTGIFHERNEPGSRGGFSMYVPEYYTPDRSWPLVMALHGGSGNGRGFLWSWLRDARSRGAILVAPTATGQTWALMGDDTDTPNLDRIIDQVRARWRIDERRMLLTGMSDGGTFSYVSGLDGASRFTHLAPVAATFHPLMAEMADAERLRGLPIFITHGRLDWMFPVQTARQTQGLLSAAGAKVIYREIDDLSHTYPREINAEIFRWLNGE, from the coding sequence ATGAGCGAGGCCGTGGTTGACGACATCGTGGCCGTGCTGCCGCCGCTGTTGCAGACGCTGGAATCGCTGTCCTTTGTCGCGCGCAACCTCAATCCGCCGGACTTCGATCGCGTGATGCAGATCGCGGGCGAGCCTGAGGAGGCCCTGCAGGCGGTGCGGCCGCGGCTTGCCGATTGGCCGGAGAAATTCGCGCACATCAAGACCGCACTGGAGGCTGCGATCGAACCGGCACTGGCCGGTTATGCCGGCCTGCGCGCGGTGCAGAATGGCGAGGGCGATCTGGTCAGCGTATTCCGCGCGCTGCGCTATCTGCCGCGCGCACAGGAGGCGCTCTATCCGCTGACCGAGCTGCCGCCGGTCAGCGGCTTCTTCATCGCGCCCGACTTGCGCGAGGACGCCGACCTGCAGGCCAAGCTCGCGGCCACGCCGAACTCCGACACCGGCATCTTCCACGAGCGCAACGAACCGGGCAGCCGCGGCGGCTTCTCGATGTATGTGCCTGAGTATTACACGCCTGATCGCAGCTGGCCGCTGGTGATGGCGCTGCACGGCGGCAGCGGCAACGGCCGCGGCTTCCTGTGGAGCTGGCTGCGCGATGCGCGCAGCCGCGGCGCCATCCTGGTGGCGCCGACCGCAACCGGGCAGACCTGGGCGCTGATGGGCGACGACACCGACACGCCGAATCTCGACCGCATCATCGATCAGGTGCGCGCGCGCTGGCGCATCGACGAGAGGCGCATGCTGCTGACCGGGATGAGCGACGGCGGCACGTTCAGCTATGTGAGCGGGCTCGACGGCGCCTCGCGCTTCACGCATCTGGCTCCGGTTGCCGCGACCTTCCATCCGCTGATGGCCGAAATGGCCGATGCCGAGCGGCTGCGCGGCTTGCCGATCTTCATCACTCATGGCCGGCTCGACTGGATGTTCCCGGTGCAGACCGCGCGGCAGACCCAGGGCTTGCTGTCGGCCGCCGGCGCCAAGGTGATCTATCGCGAGATCGACGATCTCAGCCACACCTATCCGCGCGAGATCAATGCGGAGATTTTTCGGTGGCTGAACGGCGAGTGA
- a CDS encoding S1C family serine protease: MPSTTEWKVPAAFQPRPEDYRYDLDRALASVIGLHSIIPPDAFSAETLGTERAGNGVLIDDGLVLTIGYLITEAATVWLHLGDGRAVEGHALGFDFESGFGLVQALGRLDIKPLPIGSSAATQVGDNVVLGGAGGRTRSVASQIAAKQEFAGYWEYLLDEAIFTYPSHPNWGGTGLINNAGELIGIGSLQLERERSGRAEHVNMIVPIDLLKPVLSDLRKFGRVDRPARPWLGMYTTEIDNRLVVVGVANKGPAARAELKTGDVILAVDGDKVTSQTGFYRKLWSLGAAGVDVPLTIYHEGVTFDVTLTSIDRMKLLKAPRLH; this comes from the coding sequence ATGCCCTCCACCACCGAATGGAAAGTGCCGGCGGCCTTTCAACCCCGCCCCGAAGATTACCGCTACGACCTCGATCGTGCGCTGGCGAGCGTGATCGGGCTGCATTCGATCATTCCGCCTGACGCCTTCAGCGCCGAGACGCTCGGCACCGAGCGCGCCGGCAACGGCGTCTTGATCGACGACGGGCTGGTGCTGACGATCGGCTATCTGATCACCGAAGCCGCCACGGTGTGGCTGCATCTCGGCGACGGCCGCGCGGTCGAGGGCCACGCACTCGGCTTCGATTTCGAATCCGGCTTCGGCCTAGTGCAGGCGCTGGGACGGCTCGACATCAAGCCGCTGCCGATCGGCTCGTCGGCGGCGACGCAGGTCGGCGACAATGTCGTGCTCGGCGGCGCCGGCGGCCGCACGCGCTCGGTCGCGAGCCAGATCGCGGCGAAGCAGGAGTTCGCGGGCTACTGGGAATATCTGCTCGACGAGGCGATCTTTACCTATCCGTCGCATCCGAACTGGGGCGGCACCGGACTGATCAACAATGCCGGCGAGCTGATCGGCATCGGCTCGCTGCAGCTCGAACGCGAACGCTCGGGCCGCGCCGAGCATGTCAACATGATCGTTCCGATCGACCTGCTTAAGCCGGTGCTGAGCGACCTGCGCAAGTTCGGCCGTGTCGACCGGCCGGCGCGGCCGTGGCTCGGCATGTACACGACCGAGATCGACAACCGCCTCGTGGTGGTCGGCGTCGCCAACAAAGGACCGGCGGCGCGCGCCGAGCTGAAGACCGGCGACGTGATCCTCGCGGTCGACGGCGACAAGGTGACGAGCCAGACCGGCTTCTACCGCAAGCTCTGGTCGCTCGGCGCAGCCGGCGTCGACGTGCCGCTGACCATCTACCATGAGGGCGTCACCTTCGACGTGACCCTGACCTCGATCGACCGCATGAAGCTGTTGAAGGCGCCGCGGCTGCATTAA